The window AGGAGCGGCTTCATCGTAGAACCTGGATGATTCATTGTTAAGTCGTCCGCATAGTTGAAGCCACGTTCAGCACCGTAATTACGACCGCCGCCAACTGCTTGAATCTGACCCGATTTTGTATCAACGACAGCTATACCCGATTCAATGTTTTCTGTAGGGAAGTTAGCGTCATCATTCATAATGTTTTCGATAAGTTTCTGAGCATTCGGGTCAAGTGTTGTATAAACTTTAATGCCCTCTGCCATTGCTGTGCCATCATCGTTTTTCTCAAGTTCATTAATGACGATATCTAAGAAGGCATCATATTTAGAGCCTGCAAATGATTGGCGTGTTGCGTCATCAGCTAGACCTGCTGTTACATTCACAGCCTTTGCTTCTTCCATTTCAGCCTTGGAAATTTTACCGTGTTGTAACATTAAACCTAACACAATATTACGACGCTTCTCAGCAAGATCTGGATTTTTCAATGGATTGTAGGCATTTGGTCGTTGCACCATACCTGCAAGTAATGCTTCTTCATCCAGTGTTAATTCACTTAGCTCTTTACCATAGAAATATTGGGATGCTGTTCCAAAGCCGTAGATACGACCAGACATCAGCATTTTGTTAAAGTACATTTCAAAAATTTCTTCTTTTGAATATTTACGCTCAAGCTGGAAGGCCAGCCAAGCTTCTTGTGCCTTACGTTTTAATTTTTTCTCGTTTTGTAAAAATGAGTTTTTGACAACTTGCTGTGTTAATGTAGATGCACCTTGTGCGCCAAAGCCATCACGGAAGTTGGCAAGAATGGCACCACCGAGACGATAAAAATCCATCCCATGATGTTGGAAGAAGCGTACATCTTCTGTCGCAAGAATGGCATTGACCATATCTTCAGGAATATCTTCGTATTTTATATATTTGCGGTTTTCTGCACCGATTGTCGCAAAAATTTCACCGTTTTTATCGTAGAATTCGGAAGAAACAGGGTCCTTCAATAATTCTTCATTCAGTTCTGGTGCTGTGCTGGCGTAATAAGCAAATAATCCGGCGCCACCTACTAATCCTACAACCCCAATAGCTACCAAGGTTAGGAAAATTCGCTTGAACCATGTTTTCACCGATGATGTTGATTTTGGTGCTTTCTTATTATTTTTCTGAGCGCGAGCTTTTTGATGCTCTCCGCGTGTTTGACGACGTTCAGTCATTCTATTATCTCCTCACTTTCAAAGCCATGACTTTTTGCAACGATGAACTGTTGGAGAACGGGTAAATAATCGATACGTGGATAATAACTTGTAGGAATTTCATAGGCTTCTTTTTCGATTGTCGAAAATGGTATCGATTTACGTTCCCCATTGGCCATCGCTTGCCAGGCCTTTTGTAAAACTTCGTATGGCACTATAAAGTAACGTTCAAAAGCTGAAAAACGAATGATTATAAATGCCACACCATGTTGTTCCGTCACTTGCTGCATATGTGTCATTTGATGTGTGTGTATATTTTTTAATGGAAAACTTGATTTTGAGGCAGTTTCCTTTGCATCAAAATCAATATAATGCCCATTCCAAACACCGTTATAGTCTGTTGTAGAGGGCGTTCGAAAATAAGCTTCTTTAATAACTGCAGCGCTTCGTGATGGGTACTCTACTTTGACGATTTGTACGGGAACAGGTTTCTTATGAATGATGGCAAGCCGCCTTTCTAAATAATAGTCGTTTGCTTCATTAATTTCATCCTCTAGTGTTTTCCCTCGATTACTAAAGGAGAAATCCTTCGTTTTTCCCTGTTTCTCTGTTTTCGTGACAGATGGAGCAGGGGTGTACAATTTCCCATTTGGATAACGAATTGTCATTTAGAATCACCTTCTATAATACTGCTATTATACACAATAGTTTACCATGATTCAGTAGAAGTTCTCCACTTCAGTCAGTACAGTGATGGACGCCGTTTTTGCATGCCAATTAGTGGTAGATCAGCTATCCATTCTATTAAAAAGGGCTGCGCTTTAGAACGTTAAGTCCTGCGGTAAATTGTCGGTGTAGCGGATTTCGCTAAAATAGAAAAATCGCCGTTAGAAGTCGAAAATGCGCTTGTAGAGCAGCTAATTTTCGCTATAACATCCGTCAACATCTCCGATAAATCTCCAGTTTCATCACTAGAGGAATAGGCCAGTGTCCCTTGGAATTGGTACTATTTTGAAGCAAAGTTGTTCATTGTCATGGATCATAAAAAATATTTATCGAAATTCTTCTTCTTTCAGCTAACTTACGCTTATTTTGTCACGCATGAAGGTAATTTTATACATGCGAGGAATACATAAGTAAAGTAAAAGGAGGCGTTGTATTGAATAAGATAAAACAATTAGTTGCGCAGCTGGATCTAGTCAATCAATTACTTTTAACGAGAGTGTCATTGGAAGACAATGCACATAGACTGCAATTTTTTATGCAGCTCAAATCTGTAAGCCAGAAAGTAAGCTTAGCAGAAAAGAACTGGCAAGTAAAGAATGCTTGTTCGCCTATTAGTAGTGAAAAATGATAGACTTTGGTACACTATCCTCATAAGATGAAAATAAATGAGGTGCGAAATTGTTATTGATACAGCAAACTTCCATATTAATAGATGAATGTGACAAATGTGTTTCACGCTTTTGGCAAATGCGTGAGGAGGATCGTGCGCCAGACTTTTTTGCAGAGGTGAAGCCGCATGCAGATGAAATCCATCAATTGTTGAAGGATTGGCAACAGCAGGCAAATGCTTGGATTCAAAAAAATCGGCCGAAATATATGCATACACAACAAATTGCTTCAGCGGTAGAATCGATGGGGCAATTTGTTGTGCAATCCTTTTATAAAGAAACCAGTAAAAAACGGTTTTTAGATGCAACCCATTCGGCTTCCTACACGCTAAAGAATTTTTATCGCTTAGTGAAGGAGGAGCAAACAGATGCTATCGAAAAAACGGACGATTAGTGAGCTCTTACACGAATGGCGTTACGATGAGGAATTAAAAGAACGTATCCTACATTGGCAAACATTAGAGGGGCGCGATGCAAAGCTTGCTCCTTTCCCGGGAAATTTACATCCTTCACTCGTCAAAGCGTTACACGCTCGTGGTATTCAGCAATTGTATACTCATCAGCGTGAAGCGTTTGACTTGGCGACGAGTGGGCAATCATTTACCGCTGTTACACCAACAGCCTCAGGCAAATCCTATTGTTATCATCTGCCAGTGTTACAAAAGATTTTAGAGGATTGTAATGCTCGTGCTATCTATCTTTTTCCGACCAAAGCTTTAGCACAGGATCAAAAAAATGATTTAAATGAACTGATAGAACAAAGCGGTGAAGACATTTTAAGCTACACCTATGATGGAGATACAGCGCCCGGTATTCGCCAAAAGGTGCGTAAGGCAGGTCATATCGTCATGACGAATCCAGATATGCTGCATTCAGGCATTTTGCCGCATCATACAAAATGGGTTTCCCTCTTTGAAAATTTGCAGTATATCGTCATTGATGAGTTGCATACATATAAAGGTGTATTTGGTTCACATGTTGCACATGTTATTCGAAGACTCAAACGTATTTGTGAATTTTATGGCAGCAAGCCTGTGTTCATTTGTACATCTGCGACTATTAAAAATCCACAAGAGCTAGCAGAAACTTTAACGAATGACACACATACTTTAATCGCCGATTCTGGTGCACCAGTTGGCAAGAAAACATTCCTGTTTTACAATCCACCCATTGTGCATAAAACATTTGGTGTGCGGCGCAGTGCGGTATTGGAAGTAAGTGATATGGCAAAAAGGCTTTATACAGCAGGGATTCAAACCATCATTTTTGCAAAAAGCCGAGTGCGTGTAGAAATGATTGTTACCTATTTAAAGGAACTGACACGCAATAAGTTGCTGGATGAGTCGGTGCGTGGTTATCGAGGGGGCTATTTACCTTCAGAGCGACGTGTCATTGAACGTGGGCTTCGTGACGGGACGATTCAAACGGTGGTCAGTACAAATGCGTTAGAATTAGGGGTTGATATTGGTCAATTACAGGCCTGTATTATGACGGGTTACCCGGGAAATATTGCGAGCGCGTGGCAACAAGCAGGACGTGCAGGGCGTCGTCAGGACGAAGCGCTCATTATTTATGTGGCGCAATCGACAGCGCTTGACCAGTATGTCGTGAATCATCCGTTATTTTTACTTGGCAGTGCACCTGAAGAGGCGCGAATTTACCCTGAAAATATGTTGATTTTGATGGACCATTTAAAATGTGCGGCCTTTGAGCTACCATTTGCCACACAGGATGCGTATGGCGAATATGATATTCAAGAATTGCTCGACTATTTAGCGGAAGAAGGCGTGGTCTTTAAAACAAGTGACAAGTGGCATTGGATGAGTGATCGTTTCCCAGCGCATGATATTAGCTTACGTTCTGCCTCACAGGAAAATGTCGTCATTATTGATATGACGGTGCCTGCTCAGACGAAGGTTATTGGAGAAATGGATCGTCATAGCGCCATGACCTTGCTCCATGAGGAAGCGATCTATTTGCATCAAGGGACTCAATTTCAAGTCGAGAAGCTTGATTGGGAAGAAAAGAAAGCATTTGTGCGTGAAGTCGATGCTGATTACTATACAGATGCTAATTTAGCAGTAGAGATGAAAGTGTTAGAGGAGGATCGTAGCCGAAATTATGGAGGCGGTACAATTTGCTTCGGTGATGTAGGCTTGGTAGCACAAGCAACGATTTTTAAAAAGATTCGTTTTGGCACACACGACAATATTGGCTCAGGTCCCATTCATTTACCACCCGATGAAATGCATACAAGCTCATCGTGGTTATCGTTTGCAGCGCCCGAAAAGTGGTCAGAGGAAGAGTTAACGGATGCCATGACGGGGGCGGCCTATGCGATGAATGCGTTTATCCCCTTATTCATCCAATGTGATAGCAGTGATGTAGCAGTCGTGCCACAAGTAAAGGCAACCCACAACGAACAGCCAACGTTTTTTGTCTATGATAAGTACCCTGGTGGTATCGGTTTAAGTGAAAAGGTCTATGACTTGTGGGAAGAGCTTCTGGTAAAGACGCAGCACCATGTGGCTAGTTGTGCCTGTGAGGCGGGCTGTCCATCCTGTATTGGAGCGCAAGATTCTTTTGGTAATTTAAAACAAAAAGTAGTAAAGCTTCTTCAAATTTGATTTAGAAAAGCGAAGAAAAGTTTTAGCCCCACTGAAAATCATGGATTCGAGTACATTCCCACTGAACTTAACTAACCACAAATGGGCAGAGTTTCGAAAGACAAAATCAGGTGTAAAGCTTCATTTTTGACTTGTTTTTACGGAAAAAGGTCTCTCGTATCCGGATAAATCCGTACTCAGGAATGCGCTGGAACATGACCGAGGTCATTAGAGATATTCGTTGATGATAAAGAATGCATGTATGTTTTCGACAGAGGCTACTTGGATTATGAGCGCTTTGATCGCATGACGGATGGGGGCTATTTCTTTGTCACGCGACTTCGAAAAAATGCCATGTTGAGGGTACATTAAAGCTTAACTTTATCCTGTACGCTGTGTTGCCGATATAAACCTTGAAAGCATGGCTGGGACTGCACAATTATTTCCCGAGGTAGCGGAGATTTCTTCATGACCGAAACTGTGATTGCGATACTCATTATTGCTATCGTAGTCGTTCTTCACTATTATCTTTGGCGAAGACTTGTATATAAGATATCAACTACAAGTTCAATTTGGTTTAAAGTTGGTTCTATTTTAACTGTTTGTTCTTTGGGTATGACTACTTTAGCCCTTGTGTCTGGTCCCTATGGTGCGCCTATAGCATCACTTGATTTTCTTGCTGATGTTGGAACACGATGGCTAAATATTTTTAATATTGGCGTATTATTATTTGTTATTATTGACGTTATCCAATTGTTTAGAAAGAGCAAACATAGTCAGAAAGAGGATAAGCTAAATAATAAGTCTATTAAAAAAAACTTTAGCAAGTTTGATTGTTGCTATGATAGGGATGGTGTTTAGTATGTATGATAATGAAACATCTGGATCAAGACATGTTAGTGGTCCTAGCATAATCGGGTCTCTTCCTTTTACTGGAAGGTGGTTAGTGGGTTCTACTCCAGCAAAACGAATACCGAGTCATGGTACGGATATGTTTGGGGTAGGTTATGCAATTGACTTTATTGCAGTTGATGAACAGAATCGAACAAGTTCATCAACAAGTTGGCGTACACTTTTAGGTTCCGAGTCTCCTGAAATATTCTATGCATTTGGTAAGCCACTTGTCTCACCTGTTTCTGGAAAAGTAGTCAGCGTTCATAATGGCGAACCTGATCATGAAGCACGGCGCTCAATTCTTACATTGATACCATATATGCTGGGGCAAGCCGATAGAATTCGTAAGGGACCGGAAGCAGTTGCTGGAAATTACGTAATAATTGCACCAGATAATGCTGATTTATATATTGCCATCGTTCACCTACAGTTAGATTCAATTGTAGTGGAAGAAGGGCAGGATATTTCAGAAGGACAATATTTCGCTAATTGTGGGAATTCTGGAAACTCAACTCAACCTCATATCCATATACAAGCAATGGATAGTACGGACTTTTCTAATACGCAAGGTGTCCCGTTGTACTTCCGCGAATTTTCTCAGTGGAAGAAAGGCGAAAGTGAGCCAAAAACTCGTGTGAAAGCATTCCCTGATGCTGACACTGTTGTCAGTCCTAAGTAATCCATCAGAATAACGATATTAATTATCAGCTATTGAAAAAGGAGACCTAGTTATGTCAAAACATTTGTATGCACCTTGAGAATCCTGCTTTTTCTTGGGGATTAGCACGTATTAGTCAACCGAAGTTACCTATAAGTGTACACATCAGCTTTATCAGCGTTTAGAAGCTACGAATGTGAGTTTTTAGATGTGCCAATTGACTCTGAGGGAATGATTATTAAAGAAGTAGAAGAGTTAATATCAAAGCATAATAATATAAAAATTATATATATTGTCCCTACTTATCAAAATCCAACAGGAGTAACATGGAGTGTGTAGCGTCGAAATGCAATTGCTACTATTGCTTCCAAGAATGGGATTATTCTTATAGAAGACGACCCATATCAAGAAATTGGTTTTAAGAATGTTGATTTTCCTTCAAAAAGTAAATTCGACAAAGATGGGAATGTTGTTTCTTTAGGCTCTTTTTCGAAAACCTTATGCCCAGGTCTACGTGTAGGCTGGATGATAGCAAATGAAAAAATAATCGAACAGGTAATTTATGCAAAACAAGTTACTGATGTTCAAACTAGTGCCATCTTATACTATCGGAATTGTTGGAAATCAATTTACATAAAAGCTATGCAATCAGATTCTAAATAACGTACCCAATCAAACTTTGGTGACTATACGAAAAAAAAGCTACCAAACGAGGGTTTGGCAACAACTTAATTACAATTTATATCTATATTGAAAAAGGGAGGTATAATTATGTGGTTAATATTTGGACTTATTGCTATAGTAGCAACTTTTATAAATCTTTATATGTATACAACAGGTAAGGATTATAAACTTGCGATGGCAATGGGGTTATCATTTACAGCATTGACACTTTGTTCAGAATATAGTCTTGTATCTCGGTGGGTAAAAGTGGGGGATTGGGCGGCTTTAGAGGATGTAGTACCTGGTATGGAAAGGGCATTATGGTTTTTGACAATTGTTTCTATCTTACTAAATATAGCACCTATACTTTTAGAACTAAAAAATAAAAAATAATTACTTATTCGGGTTCATACGGATTTACAACGGTAAGCAAAATAAAGTCCCCAACAACGCTTTGGTAACGTTCATCTAAAAAGTAAGTTAGTTATATAATATTTTTATCGGAAGAAATATAAAAGTGCCAGTCCGAATCTCAGCTGGCACTTTGTCTTAAAAACATATATTGGAATGTGATTTATTTGTTGTTTCCTAATAATTGTACCAGTGCTTGCTTTAATGGTGTAGCCTGGCGTTCTAATAAGAAATCAAAATCTGTATGTGTAGATTCTAAGCCACCCTCACGAATACCTTTTTGCGTCATCATTAACATTGGAAGATAGTCTTCAGGTACCCCAGCACCTTTTAACATTTCCATATAAGAAGAATCGTCTACTGCTAATAAAGAAATCTTTTTGTCTAATACTTCGTTTAACGTATCAACAAATTGTTGTTGTGTTAAATTTTTACCAGATAGTTCATAAATTTTATTTTCGTGATTGTGACCTTCAGCTACCAAAACCTTCGCTGCTGCTTCAGCTAAATCTGGGCGATATACCCAACCGATTTTTCCTTCACCTGCAGAAGTTACCCAAGGTGCTCCAGCCAAACATCCCTGAATCGTGCCAAGTTCATTTTCTACATACCAGTTATTACGTAGAATTACATAAGGAATCCCTGATTCGATAATCGCTATTTCCCGTGCTCTATGCATACCTGCTAGGAAGAAGTCATTTCCCTCTGCACGAGTAACACTTGGATAAATTACTTGTTTTACATCAGTAGCTTTAGCAACTTTTACTGCATTCTTATGTTGGCGTATAATCGTTTCATAATCACCAAATGTTGAAATGATGAATAATCGGTCTACACCTGTGAACGCTGTAATTAAGGTTTCTGGATTTTCAAAATCCGTTACACGTACTTCAAAGCCTTGCTCTTTATAGTTACATGCTTTTTCAGATTTGTCATTGCGTACACCAACAATTATTTCTTCAACTGATAATTTAGTAAGTAAAAACTCAACGATTTTAGAACCTAAATTACCATTTGCACCTGTTACTAAAACTTTCATATAATTTCCTCCATTGCTTTGTTATTTTTGATTTTTGTACCTAATACATATACTATTTCTTATGAAAGATTTTTGTAAGTAGGCATAATTTAATAACATAGTTACAAAAATAGTACCTATAGAAAAAGGCGGTTTTATTATGGCACGTTTTAGTTATCAAGATGAATCAGTTTCTGATGAAACACTGCAACAAATTTGTCCATTAACAGTTACCCAAAATGTAATTGCAGGCAGATGGAAAATCGTGATTTTGTGGCATTTAAGCCAAACTGAAATGATTAGATTTAGTGCATTATTGAAGAAATTACCGGGCATTTCAAAAGGAATCTTAACTAGACAATTAAGAGAACTTGAAGAAGATGAACTAGTACACAGAGAGGTTTATAAGGTTGTTCCACCAAAAGTAGAGTATTCTTTAACAGAGCAGGGGCAAAAATTTATACCTGTATTAGCAGCAATGCAGGTTTGGGGCAAAGAATTTATAAATAAAAAAATAGAGATTAAAAAATAACTAAATTGTATTGTTATGCAGAACACCTTTAAATATAATGTTCTTTAGCTGACAGCAATATTTCCACCTCAAAATTTAGCGAAAACAAAGAAAATAGGCAGGAGATGCACTGCTTCTGCAATCACGTTATTTGTTATTAGTAAATTGATTGCGAAGGAGATTGTAGATAATATGTGGTTGGAAGAATTAGAGAGTTGCACTTTCTCGGTTTTATCTTTGAGATGGAATGTTTAGCTTAATACTAGTTCAAGATTTATAATCAAAAATAGAGCCTAGCCCTTTTGAATCCACTTTTAAGTTTGTGTTTTTCTTACTCGTTTAGATATAAAATACCCCGTCGGATGATCATATCAAACTGGGGAATAGTGCATTTTTTTCAACATGAAGACATAAATATTGAAACAACTTATATTCAGTGCTATTATGGATATATAAAGTCTTTTATTGGAGTGAATTACAGTAATGAAATATTCTAAGGCTACCAATTATGCACTACACACAATGCTTTTTCTGGCAAAGGAAACACCAAATAAACCAATGGGTGTCCAACAATTAGCTGAGATGCAACATGTTTCTCCCACCTATTTATCTAAAATACTAACCAAGTTAGTAAAAGAGGGAATGATCAACTCCGTGTCGGGTGCTAATGGTGGATATACACTTCGTCACAATTGGGAAGATATTTCATTTTTAGATATTATACATGCAGTTGAAGGCAAATCTTCGTTGTTTGATTGTTGTTTATACAACGATCCTAAGTGTGTAATA of the Lysinibacillus fusiformis genome contains:
- the recU gene encoding Holliday junction resolvase RecU — translated: MTIRYPNGKLYTPAPSVTKTEKQGKTKDFSFSNRGKTLEDEINEANDYYLERRLAIIHKKPVPVQIVKVEYPSRSAAVIKEAYFRTPSTTDYNGVWNGHYIDFDAKETASKSSFPLKNIHTHQMTHMQQVTEQHGVAFIIIRFSAFERYFIVPYEVLQKAWQAMANGERKSIPFSTIEKEAYEIPTSYYPRIDYLPVLQQFIVAKSHGFESEEIIE
- a CDS encoding endonuclease gives rise to the protein MNKIKQLVAQLDLVNQLLLTRVSLEDNAHRLQFFMQLKSVSQKVSLAEKNWQVKNACSPISSEK
- a CDS encoding YppE family protein, translated to MLLIQQTSILIDECDKCVSRFWQMREEDRAPDFFAEVKPHADEIHQLLKDWQQQANAWIQKNRPKYMHTQQIASAVESMGQFVVQSFYKETSKKRFLDATHSASYTLKNFYRLVKEEQTDAIEKTDD
- a CDS encoding DEAD/DEAH box helicase produces the protein MLSKKRTISELLHEWRYDEELKERILHWQTLEGRDAKLAPFPGNLHPSLVKALHARGIQQLYTHQREAFDLATSGQSFTAVTPTASGKSYCYHLPVLQKILEDCNARAIYLFPTKALAQDQKNDLNELIEQSGEDILSYTYDGDTAPGIRQKVRKAGHIVMTNPDMLHSGILPHHTKWVSLFENLQYIVIDELHTYKGVFGSHVAHVIRRLKRICEFYGSKPVFICTSATIKNPQELAETLTNDTHTLIADSGAPVGKKTFLFYNPPIVHKTFGVRRSAVLEVSDMAKRLYTAGIQTIIFAKSRVRVEMIVTYLKELTRNKLLDESVRGYRGGYLPSERRVIERGLRDGTIQTVVSTNALELGVDIGQLQACIMTGYPGNIASAWQQAGRAGRRQDEALIIYVAQSTALDQYVVNHPLFLLGSAPEEARIYPENMLILMDHLKCAAFELPFATQDAYGEYDIQELLDYLAEEGVVFKTSDKWHWMSDRFPAHDISLRSASQENVVIIDMTVPAQTKVIGEMDRHSAMTLLHEEAIYLHQGTQFQVEKLDWEEKKAFVREVDADYYTDANLAVEMKVLEEDRSRNYGGGTICFGDVGLVAQATIFKKIRFGTHDNIGSGPIHLPPDEMHTSSSWLSFAAPEKWSEEELTDAMTGAAYAMNAFIPLFIQCDSSDVAVVPQVKATHNEQPTFFVYDKYPGGIGLSEKVYDLWEELLVKTQHHVASCACEAGCPSCIGAQDSFGNLKQKVVKLLQI
- a CDS encoding M23 family metallopeptidase; the protein is MYDNETSGSRHVSGPSIIGSLPFTGRWLVGSTPAKRIPSHGTDMFGVGYAIDFIAVDEQNRTSSSTSWRTLLGSESPEIFYAFGKPLVSPVSGKVVSVHNGEPDHEARRSILTLIPYMLGQADRIRKGPEAVAGNYVIIAPDNADLYIAIVHLQLDSIVVEEGQDISEGQYFANCGNSGNSTQPHIHIQAMDSTDFSNTQGVPLYFREFSQWKKGESEPKTRVKAFPDADTVVSPK
- a CDS encoding aminotransferase class I/II-fold pyridoxal phosphate-dependent enzyme, which gives rise to MASKNGIILIEDDPYQEIGFKNVDFPSKSKFDKDGNVVSLGSFSKTLCPGLRVGWMIANEKIIEQVIYAKQVTDVQTSAILYYRNCWKSIYIKAMQSDSK
- a CDS encoding SDR family oxidoreductase, with protein sequence MKVLVTGANGNLGSKIVEFLLTKLSVEEIIVGVRNDKSEKACNYKEQGFEVRVTDFENPETLITAFTGVDRLFIISTFGDYETIIRQHKNAVKVAKATDVKQVIYPSVTRAEGNDFFLAGMHRAREIAIIESGIPYVILRNNWYVENELGTIQGCLAGAPWVTSAGEGKIGWVYRPDLAEAAAKVLVAEGHNHENKIYELSGKNLTQQQFVDTLNEVLDKKISLLAVDDSSYMEMLKGAGVPEDYLPMLMMTQKGIREGGLESTHTDFDFLLERQATPLKQALVQLLGNNK
- a CDS encoding winged helix-turn-helix transcriptional regulator; the protein is MARFSYQDESVSDETLQQICPLTVTQNVIAGRWKIVILWHLSQTEMIRFSALLKKLPGISKGILTRQLRELEEDELVHREVYKVVPPKVEYSLTEQGQKFIPVLAAMQVWGKEFINKKIEIKK
- a CDS encoding Rrf2 family transcriptional regulator yields the protein MKYSKATNYALHTMLFLAKETPNKPMGVQQLAEMQHVSPTYLSKILTKLVKEGMINSVSGANGGYTLRHNWEDISFLDIIHAVEGKSSLFDCCLYNDPKCVIKEVMLSAEEKLENELRNRKISDIVKK